A stretch of Polypterus senegalus isolate Bchr_013 chromosome 5, ASM1683550v1, whole genome shotgun sequence DNA encodes these proteins:
- the csrnp1b gene encoding cysteine/serine-rich nuclear protein 1b produces the protein MNGLLKRKYDEVDEDPCYSSSPSSSSSSSASSGGWDSDEESSSSEALDSRSSIPSTYLRTKSILKTTKRRRRCNVKFDQVIVFFFPRCQGFTSVPSRGGCTLGMVKQHSMCRQYTLDEFAQEQLHQRREKLKERLKEEKVEALRQKLTKNGTRQCEEADRLTTDDIPEDDIDITGIDLEEACFLHPYPSKKRHALLKTAGVKKIDKEEKRELHAIRVSREDCGCNCQGFCEPETCSCSIAGIKCQMDHSSFPCGCTKDGCGNTEGRIEFNSSRVQTHYIHTIMKLELEKRLDESHDASEPFGKHLPQQHNSFFACPVDSSHDTTSSPPFHFTPELDPTGDNSCSSDMTDSSSSSGQSEDSENPCEASSPDPEKPQSDVDDNGLARILSFNDSDNDDCSSSRSTKGEQQQKVNLRSFSSSDFLNDNIPEGTFSVTNGGQTDNHVSCVSDYLDENANQDSALFHSSDSSQNNSSAPASSDDHATKSYMDLSLSSDSDLEFFHSFPDYSPSPLYNCVRECENLDSYFQFQFPSFPSFPQTGDQGTCFLESLIGLSESVPEPPAAFTDNLLLEEAIKSPMMESVKV, from the exons ATGAACGGGTTACTCAAACGAAAATATGATGAGGTTGATGAGGATCCCTGCTACTCTTCttctccctcctcctcctcctcttcttctgcaTCTTCTGGTGGGTGGGACTCTGATGAGGAGAGTTCTAGTTCAGAGGCCCTGGATTCTAGGTCAAGCATCCCCAGTACTTATTTACGCA ctAAATCCATCCTGAAGACCACCAAACGAAGAAGACGGTGCAATGTGAAGTTTGACCAGGTCATAGTATTCTTCTTCCCACGTTGTCAGGGATTTACTAGTGTGCCAAGCCGAGGGGGCTGTACCTTGGGAATGGTGAAACAGCATAGCATGTGTCGGCAGTACACACTGGATGAATTTGCCCAGGAGCAGCTACATCAACGACGTGAAAAGCTGAAGGAACGACTTAAGGAGGAGAAAGTAGAAGCTCTGAGACAGAAG cttaCTAAAAATGGAACTAGACAGTGTGAAGAAGCTGATCGTCTCACCACAGATGATATACCTGAAGATGATATTGACATTACTGGGATTGACCTTGAGGAGGCCTGTTTTCTTCACCCTTATCCATCTAAAAAAAGGCATGCACTGTTGAAAACTGCTGGGGTAAAGAAAATAGACAAAGAAGAAAAGCGTGAACTTCATGCAATCAGAGTTTCCCGTGAGGACTGTGGATGTAACTGCCAGGGATTCTGTGAACCTGAGACCTGCAGCTGCAGTATTGCAGGGATCAAGTGCCAG ATGGATCACTCCTCTTTCCCATGTGGCTGCACCAAAGATGGCTGTGGAAACACGGAGGGCCGGATTGAATTCAACTCAAGTCGGGTTCAAACTCACTACATTCATACCATTATGAAACTGGAACTGGAAAAAAGACTAGATGAGAGTCATGATGCAAGTGAACCTTTTGGTAAACACTTACCTCAACAGCACAATAGTTTTTTTGCTTGTCCAGTAGATTCTAGCCATGACACAACCAGCAGCCCACCCTTTCACTTTACTCCTGAGCTTGACCCCACTGGGGATAATAGTTGTAGCAGTGACATGACTGACTCTTCCAGTTCATCTGGTCAGAGTGAGGACTCGGAAAACCCTTGCGAAGCAAGCAGTCCTGATCCCGAGAAGCCACAATCGGATGTTGATGACAATGGGCTGGCCAGGATTCTAAGTTTCAATGACTCGGACAATGACGATTGCAGTAGTTCTCGCAGCACAAAAGGTGAACAACAGCAAAAAGTAAATCTCCGCTCCTTCAGCTCCTCAgactttttaaatgataatatcCCAGAAGGGACTTTCTCAGTCACTAATGGTGGGCAGACTGACAATCATGTATCCTGTGTATCTGATTACTTAGATGAAAATGCCAATCAAGACTCTGCCTTATTTCACAGCAGTGATTCAAGTCAAAATAATTCTAGTGCCCCTGCTTCCTCAGATGATCACGCTACCAAAAGCTATATGGACCTCAGTCTTTCCTCAGACTCTGATTTAGAATTTTTTCATAGTTTTCCGGACTATAGCCCTAGCCCCCTTTATAACTGCGTGAGAGAGTGTGAAAAtctggacagctattttcagtttCAGTTCCCCAGTTTTCCCAGTTTTCCCCAGACTGGTGATCAAGGAACCTGCTTCCTGGAATCATTGATTGGCTTATCAGAATCTGTCCCTGAACCGCCGGCTGCTTTTACTGACAATCTTCTTCTAGAGGAAGCCATCAAATCACCCATGATGGAATCTGtgaaggtttaa